A part of Planococcus sp. MB-3u-03 genomic DNA contains:
- a CDS encoding YaiI/YqxD family protein, whose amino-acid sequence MAKILIDADGCPVVDLTIGLAKRFNWSVLLICDTSHEMYREGAETLTVSKGADAVDFVLVNRVHPGDIVVTQDYGLAAMVLAKRGVPIDQNGRVYDEGNIEQLLHGRHVAKKIRQSGGRMKGPKKRQQADNDKFRDSLTRILEA is encoded by the coding sequence ATGGCAAAAATTCTTATTGACGCAGATGGCTGCCCGGTAGTCGATTTGACGATTGGACTGGCCAAGCGTTTCAATTGGTCCGTGCTGCTCATTTGCGACACGTCCCATGAAATGTACCGCGAAGGAGCGGAAACGCTGACGGTATCGAAGGGAGCGGATGCGGTCGATTTTGTTTTAGTGAACCGTGTGCACCCAGGCGATATCGTCGTCACGCAGGATTATGGGCTTGCCGCGATGGTGCTCGCAAAACGCGGCGTGCCGATCGACCAGAACGGGCGGGTCTATGATGAAGGAAATATTGAACAATTGCTCCACGGCCGCCACGTCGCCAAAAAAATCCGCCAAAGCGGTGGGCGCATGAAAGGCCCGAAAAAGCGCCAGCAAGCCGACAACGACAAATTTCGTGACAGCTTGACGCGTATATTGGAAGCCTGA
- a CDS encoding DUF1836 domain-containing protein has protein sequence MESIDRLVGQLALDSQIRTSDIPKIDLYVDQVIQLFETAFHDTKRYPDDKILTKTMINNYAKGKLFYPVQHKKYTPDHIMLISLIYQMKSTLSINDVKKVLEKVNEKAQARELDLSVFYETYLALQQDNHAAFKEELERQAEAVANTQSEENGELSKVLFIASLVHKSNLYRRAAEKLADELVREEADGKNSY, from the coding sequence ATGGAAAGCATCGATCGGCTTGTTGGCCAATTGGCTCTCGACAGCCAAATCCGCACAAGTGATATCCCGAAAATCGATCTATACGTGGATCAAGTCATTCAATTATTCGAGACGGCCTTCCACGATACAAAAAGGTATCCGGACGATAAAATTTTGACGAAAACGATGATCAATAATTATGCCAAAGGAAAACTATTCTATCCGGTGCAGCATAAAAAATACACCCCTGACCATATTATGCTCATCAGCTTGATTTATCAGATGAAAAGTACGCTGTCGATTAACGACGTAAAAAAAGTGCTGGAGAAAGTGAATGAAAAAGCGCAAGCGCGGGAACTGGATCTATCCGTGTTCTACGAAACTTATTTGGCGCTTCAGCAGGACAATCATGCCGCGTTCAAAGAAGAGCTCGAGCGGCAGGCAGAAGCCGTCGCCAATACACAAAGCGAAGAGAATGGGGAACTTTCCAAAGTGCTGTTCATCGCATCGCTTGTCCATAAAAGCAATCTGTACAGAAGGGCCGCTGAAAAACTGGCCGATGAATTGGTAAGGGAGGAAGCCGATGGCAAAAATTCTTATTGA
- a CDS encoding peptidylprolyl isomerase, whose amino-acid sequence MAKKGHMHMENGEVIEFDLFPNEAPNTVANFEELANSGFYNGVVFHRVIPGFVSQGGDPTGTGMGGSGKTIKCETEGNPHKHQPGSLSMAHAGKDTGSSQFFIVHDSQPHLDGVHTVFGQVTKGLETAKAMKNGDKMEKVHVFDAE is encoded by the coding sequence ATGGCGAAAAAAGGCCACATGCACATGGAAAACGGCGAAGTAATCGAATTCGACCTTTTCCCGAACGAAGCACCGAACACAGTAGCAAACTTTGAGGAACTTGCAAACTCTGGATTCTATAACGGCGTTGTTTTCCACCGCGTTATCCCAGGTTTCGTTTCCCAAGGCGGCGACCCAACCGGAACTGGCATGGGCGGCAGCGGCAAAACGATCAAATGTGAAACAGAAGGCAACCCGCATAAACACCAGCCAGGCAGCCTCTCTATGGCACATGCCGGCAAAGACACTGGATCTAGCCAGTTCTTTATCGTCCATGATTCACAGCCGCACCTTGACGGCGTGCACACAGTATTCGGCCAAGTAACAAAAGGCCTTGAAACTGCAAAAGCCATGAAAAATGGCGACAAAATGGAGAAAGTCCACGTCTTTGACGCTGAATAA
- a CDS encoding 2-keto-4-pentenoate hydratase, with amino-acid sequence MASFESEKQDYAERLYKAYENRQAFGKEQIPESLNPCLAYEIQQAVTAKKAQNGEPLAGYKISLTSPETQQLFSSEKPLYGALTAPAISGNTIELSSMLSPLIEIELIFLIQEDIDAADSTAAILEKTLVAPGIEVPDSRFTEWFPNISLGQVIADSAVAGRIVVGKPAQGRSYDQLDQVRGELFLDGEPIASGSSSEVLGHPVNAIKWLAAELEEHGSKLKRGLTVSSGTFILPKPLQKGRYEARYEGIGTVELTVH; translated from the coding sequence ATGGCATCATTCGAATCTGAAAAACAGGACTATGCAGAACGCCTCTACAAGGCATATGAAAACCGGCAAGCTTTCGGGAAAGAGCAAATTCCCGAATCGCTCAATCCCTGCCTGGCCTATGAGATACAGCAGGCGGTGACAGCAAAAAAAGCACAGAACGGGGAACCGCTGGCAGGCTATAAGATCAGTTTGACGAGCCCTGAAACGCAGCAATTGTTCAGCTCCGAAAAACCGCTATACGGGGCATTGACCGCTCCTGCCATTTCCGGCAATACCATTGAACTGTCTTCCATGCTCTCGCCATTGATCGAAATCGAATTGATATTCCTCATCCAGGAAGACATCGATGCCGCCGATTCAACAGCGGCGATTCTTGAAAAGACATTGGTGGCACCGGGCATCGAAGTTCCAGACTCGCGGTTCACAGAATGGTTCCCGAACATCAGCCTCGGGCAGGTCATCGCAGACAGCGCCGTAGCTGGCCGCATCGTTGTCGGGAAACCTGCACAGGGCCGCTCTTACGATCAGCTGGATCAAGTCCGCGGCGAATTGTTCCTCGATGGTGAACCGATTGCTTCGGGAAGCTCATCTGAAGTCCTGGGACACCCTGTGAATGCCATCAAATGGCTGGCTGCCGAACTCGAAGAGCACGGCTCAAAGCTAAAGCGTGGATTAACCGTATCGTCCGGTACATTCATCTTGCCGAAGCCACTCCAAAAAGGGCGTTACGAAGCGAGATATGAAGGAATCGGCACTGTCGAACTGACCGTCCATTAA
- a CDS encoding acetyl-CoA hydrolase/transferase family protein, which produces MSKQLSPKQVVDLIEAQADIIVPIANGEPIRLLDILEQHAQELDGVKIHQMLALRDRAYIRGELEQLRHVSYFLSGATRKVYQQAKMDLVPNNFHEMPRLLQKATKMSMIMTVASPMDEHGYFTFGTQADYVAEFVGKVPFILEVNEHMPRTFGRNQIHISQIEGYVEHHAPLAEEQVGEISEMDIQIASSIIGDIENGDTLQIGIGSVPNAVISMLKDHRHLGIHTEMLPDGVADLVNSGAIDGTRKYTNPGKIVATFAYGSKNLYDFIDGNPAVEMLPVSVVNDPREIAKEKNIVSINATTEVDLYGQCASETVGGKYYSSSGGQVDFARGVRFAENGKGYICMPSTAKGGSLSRIKLNLAPQSVVTTGKNDVDNIVTEYGMARLHGVSLAERAKRLINIAHPKFREELMFDAKKNGFLL; this is translated from the coding sequence ATGTCCAAACAACTTAGCCCGAAGCAAGTGGTCGATTTGATCGAAGCGCAAGCGGATATCATCGTGCCGATCGCGAATGGAGAGCCGATCCGGCTGCTCGATATTCTGGAACAACATGCCCAGGAACTAGACGGGGTCAAGATCCACCAAATGCTCGCTTTGCGTGACCGCGCCTATATCCGCGGGGAACTCGAGCAGCTTCGCCATGTATCGTATTTCCTGAGCGGTGCGACCCGCAAAGTGTACCAGCAAGCGAAAATGGACCTGGTGCCGAATAATTTCCACGAGATGCCGCGTCTATTGCAAAAAGCGACGAAGATGTCGATGATCATGACGGTCGCTTCGCCGATGGACGAACACGGTTATTTCACATTCGGCACACAAGCCGATTACGTCGCTGAATTCGTCGGCAAAGTGCCGTTCATTTTGGAAGTGAATGAACATATGCCGCGCACTTTTGGCCGCAACCAAATCCACATCAGCCAAATCGAAGGGTATGTAGAACATCATGCGCCGCTTGCGGAAGAGCAAGTCGGTGAAATCAGCGAGATGGATATCCAGATTGCTTCATCGATCATCGGCGATATCGAAAACGGCGATACACTTCAGATTGGCATCGGCTCTGTACCGAATGCGGTCATAAGCATGCTGAAAGACCATCGGCACTTGGGGATCCACACGGAAATGCTGCCGGACGGCGTAGCGGACCTGGTCAACTCAGGCGCAATCGACGGTACCCGGAAATATACGAACCCTGGAAAGATTGTCGCGACTTTTGCCTACGGTTCGAAGAATTTATATGATTTTATCGATGGCAATCCAGCGGTGGAGATGCTTCCGGTGAGTGTCGTCAACGATCCGCGGGAAATCGCCAAAGAAAAGAATATCGTCTCGATCAATGCGACGACAGAAGTCGATTTGTACGGCCAATGCGCTTCTGAAACAGTAGGCGGAAAATATTATTCGTCAAGCGGCGGCCAAGTCGATTTCGCGCGGGGCGTTCGCTTTGCAGAAAACGGAAAAGGCTATATCTGCATGCCGTCCACTGCAAAAGGCGGGAGCTTATCGCGCATCAAACTGAACTTGGCGCCGCAATCGGTCGTGACGACAGGCAAAAACGATGTCGACAACATCGTCACGGAATACGGCATGGCGCGCTTACACGGCGTATCCCTTGCGGAGCGGGCGAAGCGCCTCATCAATATCGCCCACCCGAAATTCCGCGAAGAGCTGATGTTCGATGCGAAAAAGAATGGTTTTTTGCTGTAA
- a CDS encoding AI-2E family transporter gives MWIRKPFFEYTAGILLLALTLYVLSKLDYIWEPIRIVIATLFAPIVIAGILYYLLRPLVRMLARRMPKIAGIGIVFTVIALAFASLVYFFGPTLIEQGESLLDLAPEKMEEMSSESNNLLKGFEFGGISGQEISDRIYGYAESLSSNLFENVISILSMLVNAAIVLIVVPFILFFLLKDDDKFIPYSVKRLPEDHKPEGKKLLKDLDETLSTFVIGQATVAAVIGVLMYIGYLIIGLEYALTLAVFAMFLVIVPFLGPIIGIIPAIFVALLNDGLFMAFKVVLVLLVVQQLEGNLVTPNVMGNRLHVHPLTIILLLMVAGSLYGFIGILIAIPTYAVLKTLTHNFRLFYRLHKKRAVSH, from the coding sequence GTGTGGATCCGAAAACCATTTTTCGAATACACAGCGGGAATATTATTACTCGCCCTTACATTATACGTACTCAGCAAGTTGGACTATATTTGGGAACCGATCCGCATCGTCATCGCTACGCTATTTGCGCCGATCGTCATCGCCGGGATTCTATACTATCTGCTCCGGCCATTGGTCCGCATGCTCGCACGCCGCATGCCGAAGATCGCCGGCATCGGAATTGTTTTCACGGTAATTGCGCTGGCGTTTGCGAGCCTCGTCTATTTCTTCGGACCGACTTTGATCGAACAGGGGGAAAGCCTGCTGGATTTGGCGCCCGAGAAAATGGAAGAAATGAGTTCGGAATCTAACAATCTCTTGAAAGGATTTGAATTCGGGGGAATTTCCGGACAGGAAATCAGCGACCGCATCTACGGCTATGCCGAAAGCCTCTCGAGTAATTTGTTTGAAAATGTCATTAGCATCCTCAGCATGTTGGTCAACGCAGCGATTGTTTTGATCGTGGTGCCGTTCATCCTGTTCTTCCTGTTGAAAGACGATGATAAATTCATTCCATATTCTGTGAAGCGGCTCCCGGAAGACCACAAGCCGGAAGGGAAGAAACTTCTGAAAGATCTAGATGAAACTTTATCCACTTTCGTGATCGGCCAGGCAACAGTCGCGGCGGTGATCGGTGTCTTGATGTACATCGGCTATTTGATCATCGGCCTTGAATACGCTTTGACGCTTGCCGTGTTCGCGATGTTCTTGGTAATCGTTCCGTTTCTCGGGCCGATCATCGGGATCATCCCTGCGATTTTCGTTGCCCTTTTGAACGATGGATTGTTCATGGCATTCAAAGTCGTTCTTGTGCTATTGGTGGTCCAGCAGCTCGAAGGCAATCTCGTCACACCGAATGTCATGGGCAACCGGCTTCATGTCCATCCCTTAACGATCATTTTATTGTTGATGGTGGCAGGTTCCTTATACGGGTTTATCGGGATTTTGATTGCGATTCCGACCTATGCCGTCTTGAAGACGCTGACGCATAATTTCCGTTTGTTTTACCGGCTTCATAAAAAACGTGCCGTCAGCCATTAA
- a CDS encoding SDR family oxidoreductase codes for MDLGLKEKVVVVMASSKGLGKASALEFAKEGAIVVISSRRQESVDAAAEELRSESGNEHVHAFACDMSKAEDIKQLFHKVNEQFGRIDVLVNNTGGPKAGGFDNMNDDDWYAAFDQNLLSYIRTCREVLPYMKEQQFGRIINISSSSTKEVIDGLILSNTMRAGMVGFAKTLAREVAGDNIMVNTVGPGKISTGRITELNEAAAKRQGITADEVLKNTEAQIPSGRLGEPAEFARTVVFLASAANSYVTGQSIVVDGGFLKAL; via the coding sequence GTGGATCTTGGATTAAAAGAAAAAGTAGTTGTCGTCATGGCTTCCAGTAAAGGGCTCGGCAAAGCATCCGCCTTGGAATTCGCCAAAGAAGGAGCGATCGTCGTCATCTCGAGCCGACGCCAGGAATCGGTCGACGCAGCTGCGGAAGAACTGCGCAGCGAAAGCGGAAACGAACACGTCCACGCATTTGCGTGCGATATGTCAAAAGCTGAAGACATCAAGCAATTATTCCACAAAGTCAACGAACAATTTGGGCGTATCGATGTGCTCGTCAACAACACAGGAGGCCCGAAAGCAGGCGGATTCGATAATATGAACGATGACGATTGGTACGCGGCATTCGACCAAAACTTATTGAGCTATATCCGTACATGCCGAGAAGTGCTTCCTTATATGAAAGAACAGCAATTCGGCCGCATCATCAATATCTCTTCGTCTTCGACAAAAGAAGTGATCGATGGATTGATCTTGTCCAATACGATGCGCGCGGGCATGGTCGGCTTCGCGAAGACACTGGCCCGGGAAGTGGCTGGCGATAATATCATGGTCAACACTGTCGGACCCGGCAAGATTTCCACTGGCCGCATCACAGAACTCAACGAAGCCGCAGCCAAAAGACAGGGCATTACAGCAGACGAAGTATTGAAGAATACAGAAGCGCAGATTCCAAGCGGTCGCCTGGGCGAACCCGCTGAATTCGCCCGCACAGTCGTCTTTTTAGCTTCTGCTGCCAATTCGTATGTTACTGGGCAATCCATCGTCGTCGACGGCGGATTCCTGAAAGCGCTGTAA
- a CDS encoding amino acid ABC transporter permease translates to MQTIINAFPYLMEGLQVTLYIFGIAIVLGFLIGLVVALLRLAPFKILNWIAKIFVDAIRGTPFIVQLFFIYFGLNSLGFFSLDNTTAGIVTVAINAGAYFSEIIRAGIQSIDKGQTEAARSLGLNSTQTMRHIILPQAFRRMLPTITNQAIISLKDTSLLSVIGVADLTQEGRIQASATFDAFNVYLILGIIYFIVIYLLSMLASFVERKFVLR, encoded by the coding sequence GTGCAGACAATCATCAATGCTTTTCCGTACTTAATGGAAGGCTTGCAAGTTACGTTATATATTTTCGGTATTGCCATCGTCCTCGGCTTCTTGATCGGGCTGGTTGTCGCTTTGCTGCGCTTGGCACCGTTCAAAATCTTGAACTGGATCGCCAAAATCTTCGTCGATGCAATCCGGGGGACGCCGTTCATCGTCCAGCTGTTCTTCATTTACTTCGGCTTGAACTCGCTTGGGTTCTTTTCGCTCGATAACACGACAGCCGGGATCGTGACAGTTGCAATCAACGCCGGTGCTTACTTCTCGGAAATCATCCGGGCAGGGATCCAGTCAATCGACAAAGGGCAAACAGAAGCGGCGCGTTCGCTCGGGCTCAACTCGACACAGACCATGCGCCACATCATTTTGCCTCAGGCGTTCCGCCGCATGCTCCCGACGATTACCAACCAGGCGATCATTTCCTTGAAGGATACCTCGCTCCTGTCGGTTATCGGCGTGGCGGATTTGACACAGGAAGGGCGCATCCAGGCAAGTGCCACATTCGATGCGTTTAACGTGTATTTGATCCTTGGTATCATTTACTTTATCGTCATTTACTTGCTCTCGATGCTCGCGAGCTTTGTGGAAAGGAAGTTTGTATTGCGATGA
- a CDS encoding amino acid ABC transporter ATP-binding protein, with the protein MSMIRVENLKKSFGDLEVIKDMSTVVEEKEVICVIGPSGSGKSTFLRCLNRLEDISGGHVYIEGTDITDPKVDINKVRQDVGMVFQQFNLFPHKTVLQNVTLAPIKLKKGDQKAAEKKAYELLDKVGLREKAKAYPGELSGGQKQRVAIARALAMDPKIMLFDEPTSALDPEMVGDVLDVMKQLAREGMTMVVVTHEMGFAAEMGDRVLFIDGGYIVEENVPKELFGNPQHERTKAFLSKVL; encoded by the coding sequence ATGAGTATGATCAGAGTAGAAAACCTCAAAAAATCATTCGGAGATTTGGAAGTCATCAAAGACATGAGCACGGTTGTCGAAGAGAAGGAAGTCATTTGTGTCATCGGCCCTTCCGGTTCCGGCAAAAGTACGTTTCTTCGTTGCTTGAATCGCCTGGAAGACATCAGCGGAGGCCATGTTTATATTGAAGGGACGGACATCACCGACCCGAAAGTCGATATCAATAAAGTGCGCCAAGACGTAGGGATGGTATTCCAGCAATTTAACTTGTTCCCGCATAAAACGGTTCTTCAGAATGTGACACTGGCGCCAATCAAATTGAAAAAGGGTGACCAGAAAGCAGCCGAGAAGAAAGCTTACGAATTGCTGGATAAGGTCGGTTTGCGCGAAAAGGCGAAAGCCTATCCGGGCGAATTGTCCGGCGGGCAGAAACAGCGTGTCGCGATTGCGCGGGCGCTCGCGATGGACCCGAAAATCATGCTATTCGATGAGCCGACTTCAGCGCTCGACCCGGAGATGGTCGGGGACGTGCTGGATGTTATGAAGCAACTTGCGAGAGAAGGCATGACCATGGTCGTCGTGACCCACGAAATGGGCTTTGCGGCAGAAATGGGCGACCGCGTGCTGTTTATCGACGGCGGCTATATCGTCGAAGAAAACGTACCGAAGGAATTGTTCGGCAATCCGCAGCACGAACGGACGAAAGCATTCTTGAGTAAAGTGTTGTAA
- a CDS encoding NAD(P)/FAD-dependent oxidoreductase, which produces MEEREIFDITIIGGGPTGLFASFYGGMRKMKVKVLDSLPQLGGQLMELYPDKFIYDIGGFPKVLAKDLVDNLVEQAKYGDPEICLEETVASVEREDEHFVITTDKGTHYSKAILLTAGVGAFHPRKLAVDGAEQFEGKTLHYGVKDLTLFSDKKVVVLGGGDSAVDWAMMLENVASQVTLSHRREKMTAHEANIDTMMQSTVEVKKPFNVKELVGENGEIRELVLEDKEGNEERLEVDHVVVNYGNITSLGPIKEWGLEMEKNSVIVNSKMETNVPGIYAAGDIATYEGKVKLIAVGFGEAPTAINNAKSYLDPKSRVQPLHSTSVFK; this is translated from the coding sequence ATGGAAGAACGTGAAATCTTCGATATTACAATCATCGGCGGCGGCCCAACCGGCTTGTTCGCTTCGTTTTACGGCGGCATGCGCAAAATGAAAGTGAAAGTGCTGGACAGCCTTCCGCAGCTCGGCGGGCAATTGATGGAATTGTATCCGGATAAATTCATTTATGATATCGGCGGCTTCCCGAAAGTGCTGGCAAAAGACTTGGTGGATAATTTGGTCGAGCAGGCCAAATACGGCGATCCGGAGATTTGCCTGGAAGAGACCGTGGCATCTGTCGAACGTGAAGACGAGCATTTTGTTATCACGACGGACAAAGGCACACATTACTCGAAAGCGATTCTTTTAACGGCTGGCGTCGGGGCTTTCCACCCGCGCAAATTGGCAGTCGATGGCGCTGAACAATTCGAAGGCAAGACTTTGCATTACGGCGTGAAAGATTTGACTTTGTTCAGCGATAAAAAAGTCGTAGTCCTCGGTGGAGGCGACTCTGCGGTTGACTGGGCGATGATGCTTGAGAACGTGGCTTCGCAAGTGACTTTGAGCCATCGCCGCGAGAAAATGACGGCGCATGAAGCGAATATCGATACGATGATGCAGTCGACAGTGGAAGTGAAGAAGCCTTTCAACGTCAAGGAACTTGTCGGCGAGAACGGCGAAATCCGTGAACTTGTGCTGGAAGACAAAGAAGGCAACGAAGAGCGCCTGGAAGTCGACCACGTCGTCGTCAACTATGGCAATATTACATCACTCGGCCCGATCAAGGAATGGGGCCTCGAGATGGAGAAGAACTCGGTCATCGTCAACTCCAAAATGGAAACGAACGTACCGGGCATCTATGCAGCTGGCGACATTGCCACCTACGAAGGAAAAGTGAAATTGATCGCTGTCGGCTTCGGTGAAGCACCGACCGCCATCAATAATGCGAAATCTTACTTGGATCCGAAATCCAGAGTACAGCCTTTGCATAGCACGAGTGTATTTAAATAA
- a CDS encoding STAS domain-containing protein yields the protein MGEISRELHNFILKNKESMVEEWLETRSSHSNTVYSATASEDTVEKLRKESLGFIEAVTAIFIHDKEESLAYVEDWSSTIAKERAQQSVPLYEVMEYLGQLRRIYWNYVRKFFEEVEKADSRDALRWSEMLNDMFDFIIESFARHHHEAHQRLLASQQEVIDELSSPVIPIRKGVGILPLVGGIDTYRAKVILETALEESAKQQLTTLYIDLSAVPIVDTMVAHQLFQLMDSLRIIGVESVLSGIRPEIAQTAVTLGIDFKNIKVYANLMQALDALDH from the coding sequence ATGGGAGAAATTAGCAGAGAGCTACATAATTTCATTCTAAAAAACAAGGAATCCATGGTTGAAGAATGGCTCGAAACACGCAGCAGCCATTCGAATACCGTATATTCCGCAACGGCTTCCGAAGACACGGTAGAGAAGCTGAGAAAGGAATCGCTTGGCTTTATCGAGGCAGTCACTGCGATTTTTATCCACGATAAAGAAGAATCGCTTGCCTATGTTGAAGATTGGTCTTCGACGATTGCTAAAGAACGTGCCCAGCAATCCGTCCCGCTATATGAAGTGATGGAGTATCTTGGGCAATTGCGCAGGATTTACTGGAATTATGTACGCAAATTTTTTGAGGAAGTCGAAAAAGCGGACAGCCGGGATGCCTTGCGCTGGAGCGAAATGTTGAATGATATGTTCGACTTCATCATCGAAAGCTTCGCGCGCCATCACCACGAGGCACATCAACGATTGCTGGCGAGCCAGCAGGAAGTGATCGACGAATTGAGCAGCCCGGTCATTCCGATCCGTAAAGGCGTGGGCATCCTGCCATTGGTCGGGGGGATCGATACATACCGCGCCAAAGTGATTTTGGAGACGGCTCTTGAAGAGAGTGCCAAGCAGCAATTGACGACGCTCTATATCGATCTATCAGCGGTGCCGATCGTCGATACGATGGTGGCCCATCAATTGTTCCAACTGATGGATTCGCTGAGAATCATCGGCGTGGAGTCTGTTCTATCCGGAATACGCCCTGAAATTGCGCAGACCGCGGTCACGCTTGGCATCGACTTCAAGAATATCAAAGTCTACGCTAACCTGATGCAGGCGCTCGACGCACTCGATCATTAA
- the trhA gene encoding PAQR family membrane homeostasis protein TrhA, translating into MTAFIREPFNALSHLAGALLSFIALLAMTIKAAYSQAPAAHLTAVIIFGISLILLYTASTVYHTVKARPGVIAFFRKLDHSMIFLLIAGSYAPFCLIALEGTLGWSIFAIVASLGISGILFKMIWFHSPRWLSTAIYILMGWIIIFAVGPLASSLPAAGLWLLVAGGLLYTVGGVIYWLKPDFLSSRYLGFHEIFHIFILHGSTCHFLAVYLYVL; encoded by the coding sequence ATGACTGCATTCATCCGAGAGCCTTTCAACGCTTTATCGCATTTGGCGGGAGCCTTACTGTCGTTCATCGCGTTACTCGCCATGACCATCAAAGCCGCCTATTCACAAGCTCCTGCCGCACATCTCACCGCGGTGATCATTTTCGGCATCAGCTTGATCCTGCTTTATACAGCTTCCACGGTCTACCACACGGTAAAGGCGCGCCCCGGGGTCATCGCTTTTTTCCGTAAACTCGACCATTCCATGATTTTCTTGTTGATTGCCGGCTCCTACGCGCCGTTTTGCTTGATTGCGCTTGAAGGCACACTCGGCTGGTCGATTTTCGCCATTGTCGCCTCGCTTGGCATCAGCGGCATTCTCTTCAAGATGATCTGGTTCCATTCCCCTCGCTGGCTGTCGACTGCCATCTATATCCTGATGGGCTGGATCATCATCTTCGCAGTGGGCCCGCTCGCCTCCAGCCTGCCTGCTGCCGGCTTATGGCTGCTCGTTGCCGGCGGCCTTCTGTACACGGTCGGCGGTGTCATTTATTGGCTCAAGCCGGACTTCCTGTCTTCGCGCTACCTCGGATTCCATGAAATTTTCCATATTTTCATCTTGCACGGAAGCACTTGCCATTTCCTTGCTGTTTACTTATATGTGCTATAA
- a CDS encoding transporter substrate-binding domain-containing protein, translating to MKKWTLLALLLAVLTVLAACGGSEEESGGGESGGGEGEAYRVGIDTTYPPFEFEADGEYTGIDIDLINAIAENQGFEIEFNPMDFGGIIPALQAGQLDVAIAGMSITDERKEIVDFSDPYFDAGLSLVVAEDNNDITALEDLEGKTVAVKSGTTGAQFARDNEAEYGYEISQFEDSPSMFQEVSNGNADVLLEDYPVIAYAIAESELALKTVGERLTGDQYGIAVLKGENAELLEQINAGLQELRDSGEYDEILNKYIAE from the coding sequence ATGAAGAAATGGACCTTATTAGCATTATTGCTAGCAGTTCTTACAGTGCTTGCCGCATGCGGCGGTTCGGAAGAAGAATCAGGCGGCGGTGAATCCGGCGGAGGCGAAGGGGAAGCATACCGTGTCGGCATCGATACCACTTATCCACCATTTGAATTTGAAGCAGACGGCGAATATACAGGAATCGATATCGATTTGATCAACGCGATTGCTGAAAACCAAGGCTTTGAAATCGAATTCAACCCGATGGATTTCGGGGGCATCATCCCGGCCCTTCAGGCTGGACAGTTGGATGTTGCGATTGCGGGCATGAGTATTACGGATGAGCGTAAAGAAATCGTGGATTTCTCGGATCCATATTTTGATGCCGGCCTTTCATTGGTTGTAGCGGAAGACAATAACGACATCACAGCACTCGAAGATTTAGAAGGCAAAACGGTTGCCGTGAAGAGCGGAACGACTGGCGCTCAATTCGCGCGTGACAACGAAGCTGAATACGGCTATGAAATTTCCCAGTTCGAAGACAGCCCATCGATGTTCCAGGAAGTATCAAACGGCAATGCTGATGTGCTTCTTGAAGATTACCCTGTCATCGCTTATGCCATCGCAGAAAGCGAATTGGCTTTGAAAACTGTCGGCGAACGCTTGACCGGCGATCAATACGGCATCGCTGTGTTGAAAGGCGAGAATGCGGAATTGCTTGAACAAATCAATGCAGGGCTGCAGGAATTGCGCGACAGCGGCGAATATGACGAAATCTTAAACAAATACATCGCAGAATAA